Proteins from a genomic interval of Medicago truncatula cultivar Jemalong A17 chromosome 3, MtrunA17r5.0-ANR, whole genome shotgun sequence:
- the LOC11428382 gene encoding F-box/kelch-repeat protein At3g06240, with protein MAQGSDAVSASHPFTVETTTTQRKRSTGTLTCPPPELPTLPFDLLPEILCRLPVKLLVQLRCLCEFFNSLISNPKFAKKHLQLSTKRHHLLVTSWNISRGEFVQHDFPIPLVFSTSTAVTQTQLYAPNILTNPRNFPTVMCCSEGILCGQLNLGSYFLYNPSIRKFKLLPPFENPCEHVPLYINFGYDHFIDNYKVIVVSTKNEVSVYTLGTDYWKRIEDIPYNIFGEGVFVSGTVNWLASDDSFILSLDVEKESYQQVLLPDTENDLWILGVLRNCLCILATSNLFLDVWIMNEYGNQESWTKLYSVPNMQDHGLEAYTVLYSSEDDQLLLEFNEMRSDKVKLVVYDSKTGTLNIPEFQNNYDQICQNFYIESLISP; from the coding sequence ATGGCGCAGGGTAGTGACGCCGTTTCTGCTTCTCATCCATTCACGGTGGAAACAACCACCACTCAGAGGAAGCGATCCACCGGAACCCTAACATGCCCACCACCGGAGCTTCCAACTCTTCCTTTTGATCTTCTGCCTGAAATTCTCTGTAGGCTTCCGGTGAAATTACTTGTACAGCTTCGATGTCTGTGTGAGttcttcaattctttaatttccAATCCCAAATTTGCAAAGAAGCACCTTCAATTGTCAACTAAGCGCCACCACCTCTTGGTAACCTCTTGGAACATTTCGCGTGGTGAGTTTGTTCAGCATGATTTCCCAATCCCCTTGGTTTTTTCTACTTCTACCGCTGTTACACAGACACAACTTTACGCTCCTAATATTCTCACAAATCCACGTAACTTCCCGACCGTAATGTGCTGTTCCGAAGGCATACTTTGTGGTCAGCTCAATCTTGGTTCTTATTTTTTGTACAACCCTTCCATTAGAAAATTTAAGTTATTGCCTCCTTTCGAAAACCCATGCGAACATGTTCCTCTTTACATAAACTTCGGGTATGATCATTTCATTGATAATTATAAGGTCATTGTTGTTTCTACCAAAAATGAAGTTAGTGTTTATACTTTGGGGACTGATTATTGGAAGAGAATAGAGGACATCCCATATAACATTTTTGGAGAGGGAGTATTTGTGAGTGGCACTGTTAATTGGTTGGCAAGTGATGATTCatttattctctctcttgatGTAGAGAAGGAGTCGTATCAACAGGTTTTGCTACCTGATACCGAGAATGACTTGTGGATCTTGGGTGTGCTAAGGAATTGCTTGTGTATCTTAGCTActagtaatttgtttttggatgtttggattatgaatgaGTATGGAAATCAAGAGTCTTGGACTAAATTATACAGTGTTCCTAACATGCAAGATCACGGTTTAGAAGCTTATACTGTTTTATATAGTTCTGAGGATGACCAACTGCTGCTAGAGTTTAATGAGATGCGAAGTGACAAAGTGAAGTTGGTTGTTTACGATTCTAAGACTGGTACTTTGAATATTCCTGAGTTTCAAAACAACTATGATCAGATATGCCAAAATTTCTACATTGAGAGTTTGATATCACCTTAA